In Cyclobacteriaceae bacterium, the DNA window GTTTGGGCGCTGCAAAAGATTGGTGCGTAAAACAGTATATAGAATAAGCGTTTCATAGGCATAAAGCTACTTTGAATCATGGGATCATTATAAGGATTTACCAATACATCGAAGATGAATTGATAAACAGAATTTCTAAGCTTTTACTTCCTGCGATTCTGCAGCCTCAGGCTCGATCAAAACCTCGTCCCACTTTTTGGGTTCTTCGTTATGGAGATATTCAAGGATCTTTTGTTCAACCTGGCGGAGCTTCAGACTCTTCAGGTATTTTCCATTACGTGTAAGGATAAGACGCCCGGTTTCTTCTGAAATAGCAAGGACCAGCGTATCGGTGGTTTCACTCATTCCGATTGCGGATCGGTGTCGTAAGCCGAAATGAGGCGGAAGATGATCGTTCTCACTGACGGGCAACACGCAACGCGCTGCCTTGATTCGTCCCTTTGAAATGATAACCGCACCATCGTGCAACGGACTGTTCTTGTTAAAAATTGAGATCAATAATCTTTTTGATACTTCAGCATCCAACGTATCTCCGGTTTCATTATAAAATTTCAACTCTGTATCCCTTGAAAAGACGATCAATGCTCCAGTCCGTGTTGCCTTAAGTGTTTTAACGGCTTCAATAACCTGGTGAACATCAAAATCATCATGAAAGCGATTCTGAAAATGGGCCAATGATTTGAAGAAATTTTTGTTCAGCTCCGTTGTGCGACCAATCACCAATAGAAATTTTCTAAGCTCTGGTTGAAAGAGAATGATCATTGCTAACACACCAACCCCCATGAACTGCCCCAGAATTTTTGCCAGCAATTCCATCTGTGCAGCCCGAACCACCAAATAGATAAGATAAAGTGATAGAATGCCGAGAAAAATATTAACGGCAAGACTTCCTCTTATCATCTTATAAATCTGATAAAGAAGAATGGTCACCAGGCCAATGTCGACAAGGTCAACCCAACTAACTTCAAGAAATGCTATTTTGAATGCCAGTATCACATTGTAAAGTTAATGCTTTTACAGACTATTTATCCTCCGGTCGCGTGGTATGGGTGATGGAGACGATCCTGGCAAACACTACTTCAATCTGGCAACAAGCCTCGCGCACTCTACCGCTTCTTTAACGTCATGTACCCTTAAAATATTTGCTCCGTTTACTAACGCTATTGAATTCAAAGCAGTGGTGCCATTAAGCGCATTTTCGGAACTAGTTTCAAGTGTTCTCCAGATCATTGACTTGCGTGATAATCCTGCCAGTATCGGCTGCCCCAGAATTCTGAAGTAATTCAGGTGCTGCAATATTTTAAAATTCTGATCTATGGTCTTGGCAAAACCAAAACCCGGATCGATGATAATGTCTTTTACACCCATCAGATGCAGTTGCCGGATCTTTGTTTGAAAATATAAGACCATCTCCTTTATGATATCTTCATACTCTGTCAATGTCAACATTGTTTCAGGAGTGCCTCTCATGTGCATGAGAATGTATGGAACTTTTAATGAAGCGACAGTTTCAAACATTTTTGGATCAAGCTCTCCACCTGAAATATCGTTGATCATGGATGCACCAGCCTCAATGGATTTTCGGGCCACCTCTGAACGAAAAGTATCAATAGATAAAATGGCTTCCGGGAAATTCTTTGTGATCAGCTCTATTACAGGAACCACTCTTCCAAGCTCTTCCTCCACTGAAATATTTTTAGCACCTGGTCGGGATGAATACCCCCCAACATCAATAAAATCCGCACCCTCTTCCAGCATTTTTCTCACCTGATTCAGAATTGTATTCTGATCTGCGAATTTTCCGCCGTCGTAAAAACTATCCGGCGTGATGTTCAGAATTCCCATTACGCGGGGAGGAGTCAATTCGGTGAGTTTGCCGCGGATGTTCAATGTTTTGTTGGTATAAAATACGTTATTTTGCACCCGCTTTATGATTTCAGAAACTTCCACACAATATAAAGAGGTAATCAGCGCCTGCCAAGAATTGTTTGCCAAGAAGACCCGTGACTATGGCACGGCCTGGCGTGTCCTGCGACTGCCCAGCATTACAGATCAGATCTACATAAAGGCTCAACGGATCCGCAGCATTCAGGAAAAAGGTATTCAGAAAGTAGAAGACGGCATTCGTGAAGAGTTCATGGGCATCATCAATTATTGCGCGATCGCGATGATTCAGATCAGGCTGGACGCCAACTCATCTCTTGAACTCACAGCAGAAGAAGTTGTTCCTCTTTATAATGAAGCGATGAAAGAGACTTTTGAGCTTCTGGAAAATAAGAATCACGACTATGGTGAAGCATGGAGGGAGATGAGGGTGAGCTCTATCACCGACATTATTCTTATGAAATTGTTAAGAGTGAAACAAATTGAAGACAATCAAGGTAAAACACTCGTAAGTGAAGGAGTGAAGGCAAATTATCAGGACATGATCAACTACGCTGTGTTTTGCCTTATTAAGTTAAAAAATTAACAAGGTTTTAACAGAATTTGTCGTTTCAGTAATGCAAAAAGTCATAGATCAGTTTTCTCGTTTTTTTGTTGGTGGACTTTTCATTTTTTCAGGATTGATCAAGATCAATGATCCGATCGGTACCGAAATAAAAATGGAAGAATACTTTGAAGTATTTGCCCTGGACTTCGGATCGTTCTTCCATTATTTCATTCCATGGTCATTGGAAATCGGAATGCTGATGATCGTGCTGGAACTCGCCCTTGGAGTTGCGATCCTGCTCTTTTACAGAATGCCCCTCACAACATGGATATTGCTGGCGTTGATGGTCTTCTTTACGTTCCTCACTTTCTATTCGGCATATTTTAATAAAGTAACGGATTGCGGATGCTTCGGTGATGCTATCAAGCTTACACCATGGGAATCTTTTACGAAAGACATTATCCTTATGGTATTTGTTCTCCACTTATTCTGGTACAGAAAAAGGTATCAGGCGGTCCTGAGAACATGGGAAGGTCACAGTGTGATCATCGCAACGATCTTAATAAGTTTTTTTGTTGGAATCTATGCAATCAATCATCTGCCATACATCGACTTCAGGGCCTACCGTGTTGGAAAGAATATTCCTCAGCAGATGCTACCGGGTGAAGTGCCGATCATTGAGTATGTCTTTGATAAGGATGGTAAAGAAGTTCGTTCAGATAAATTCCTGACTCCGGAACAAGGATATACTTACAAATCATCAAGCATTCTCAATGAGGATGCCATTAAGGCGAAGATTACCGACTACTCGGTGAGCGGACCGGAAGGAGAAGATCTCACACAGTCTTCTTTTCAAGGACCACAATTATTAATTATTATGTATGATGTGAATAAGGCCTCTGTGAAAAACATCGCAGAGATCCGCAGGCTTACCCGCGATCTGGATGGAAAAGTGAAAATGATGATTCTGACTTCATCATCAGCAGAATCAATTGAAACATTCAGACATGAACACCAGTTGGCGGTACCTTTTGCGTTTTCAGATGCTACTGTTTTGAAAACAATTATCCGTTCCAATCCTGGAATCGCTTTATGGAAGGATGGAACTGTTTTAGGGAACTGGCATCATAACAATACACCTTCTGCCAGTACAGTAATTGAAATGTTAAAATAATCTGTTCCATCAGATCAGACATGAAAATCTTTTTATTGGGTCTTCCGGGTTCTGGCAAAACAACACTGGGCAGGGAAATCGCCAAACTCCTGAAGACTCCTTTTGTCGACCTTGATGCTGAGATAGAGAAAACAGAAGGCACCACTATCCGGAAAATCTTTGAACAGAAAAAGGAAGACCACTTCAGAAAGGTTGAATCAGCTGAGCTTAAAAAATGGTGTGCATTATCAGGTGATTTTGTAATGGCAACCGGTGGGGGTGCACCTGTTTATTTTGATAACATCAATCATATCAACCAGTCAGGCCTCAGCATTTTTTTGGATGTTCCTGCAAGTGAAATCGCCAGGCGAATAGTACATAACAAACGTGCAGAAAGTCCTCATTTTGCCAACGCACATCCTGAAAGCATAAAAGATCATCTTGAGTTTATGCGGTCACACCGACTGCCGTTTTACCGCCAGGCTCATCATACCGTTTCCGGAACAACGATTACAGTTGCTGAGGTGATCGATCAGATTAAAAAGGGAACCCCACAGTAAACATTACCGAAGTTGTCTGGTTCTTCAATGTAACATTGTAGCTGGCTGGAATCGGCGACTGTGTTGTGTAAGGCGTATGAGTTGTATTTCCTTGCTGCAAGACGAAAGCCATATCAACATAGAAGGAAGGCCTTCTGTATCCGATACCAGCAGTGTAAGATGTCAATGTTCTGTCAACATCATTTTGTGCTGTCTTGTAAGGGTCGGGCATCAGATTGAATCCTCCCCTGAAACGATAGTTATTTAACCTGTATTCACCACCGACCCGGATGTTAAGAACAGATTGATATAAGGTCTTGATATCCTGGTTCTCCAGATCTGAAGTGCCAAGATTGGAATACTTTGAAGAACCATAGCTTAGATATTCCACATCGGCACTGATCAGCCCTTTCTTTTGGATGAAGAACGTGGCGCCTCCTGAAAATCTCCAGGGAGTAATGAGCGTATAATCATTCGTCAGGATGTCAAGGTTCTCTTTTACATTGTTCAGGAAGAAACCCGGGAAGTATTGATAATTATTCCACTTTGAACTCATCACTGCAGTATAGGTTTCGCTGATCGCATAGCTTGTTGGTGTTGCGAGAGAGAATCCTAATTGAACCTGATCGATAGGTCTTCCGATAATTCCAAGAGTGGCATTGATACCAGTTGCTGACAACTCCAGACTTTCGGTCAACGACATACTCTGCAATGGATTCAAAGAATAATTTTCTGAATAGGTAGCAGTAGTTTTATAATTGATAGTTGACAAACCCAACCCGCCACCAATAAAAATCCTGTCACTAAGATTTACTCCGTAAGAAAAACTCCATTGATTTTGTGCGCCGGTTGTTTTTACGGTCTCCTTTTGAACGATTGATTGAAGAGGAACACGGGAGTAGTAAAGATCTTTTGGTGCATTAAAATCCAATTCATTAAGCGGCCCGATCAGATAATTGTTGAAAGCCAGTCCGGTGAGTGTATTGTAATTGACCCCTTCAGGACGGGTGTTGGTACCAGATTGAAACTGGGTACTGTCCCTTCCGTCAGCCTGCTGCATGAAATAGTCAATGATAGAAGTAGAATCATTTCTTCCCGTGTAGGTGAAAGAATTATTGAAATCATTGATTCGGTTAAAGTTGATCGCAAACGTTCCTGACAGAAGTTTTGATCCATCTTTTTTTGAATTGAATGCAATTCCAAAGTTTGGAACAATGAGCTTGCTTCCGCTGTCATTGGTATTGGTGTTGATATAATTAGCGGAAGCACTCGTTATGCTGTATCCAAGCGTCAGTGAAAAATCTGAACGATTGAACATTCCTAAACCTGCCGGATTATAATACGCTGAACTTACATCGCCACCCAGTGAATTCTGCACACCACCCATTGCCCTGATTCTCGCCGAACCTCCAGCCTGAACTCTGCTGAAAAGATTCGCGTATTCAGGGAATGAGTAAACCTGTGCCGAAATCTCTTCGGAGGCAAGCAATAAGAATCCTGCGATCGCTATTACGACCTTAAACTTCATAGAAAATTTGATTTAGGATTAGTTTCTGCCGCGTGAATGGCTTGAAGTTGAACCGCCGCCTGAGCTGCTACCACCTCCACTACCAAACGATGAACCACGTGAACCGCTGCCAAATGATGAGCCGCTGTTACTGTTGTTATTCCAGAAATCAGCTGACTGACGTCGGCCACTGTTATCCCAACCGGAATTAGTGTTTCCTCCAGTGCTCCATCCGCTACGGTTATTGGTATTACCACCCGAAGCAGAGTTGCTGAAATTAGAAGCGTTGTTTCTCCAGCGACTATCATAATAGTTGCTTTGGCTATTGTTGCCTGATGTACGGCTTCCAATGCTGCTGCTGCGACCACCACCTGAAGCTGTACCTGCTGTACTTCCTGAACGTGTTCCTGAAGCATCATAGTAGGCATTGTTCAAAGCAGTTGAACGTGATACACGCTGTCTGTGTGAAACACCTTGTCCTTCACCAACAACGATGACATTTCCATAATTATAGCCATAGTTTGGATAATAGCTTCCATAACCATAGTAAGAACTGAACATAGATCCGTAACCGTATCCATAGCCCATTCCCATACCAAAGCCACTCATTCCATATCCACCATAAGGGCTATACATTCCATACATGCTGTATGGTGAGTAGAAACTGCTGTAAGGAGAATAAAAAGAACTATAAGGAGAATAGAAGCTTGAATATCCATAAGGACTTCCAAAGCCACCGTATCCACCACCATAGCTACCGTAACCTGCAAAGTATGGATTGCTGTAAGGTGAATTTCCGTAATAGTTGCTATACGCAGTATTTCCACCATTGTAAAGATTGCTGTTTACATTGGTAGGCTGTGGCTGATATCCTGAAAGAAAATAGTCAGGATCATTCTGAACCAATGAGGTTCCATTCTTTGATTGTGCTTTTGACTCTGGGTTTACTCCGCGACCGGAATAACTATCAGAAGGATTAACCGGGTTGGAATTAACCGCAGTAAGATCTTCCTGTTGGTAACGTTTTGCAAGAACGACTTCATTAACCTTGTTCAATTGAACACGGTCTTTAGCATTGAAATACATGTCATCATCCTCCTGAGCAAACGCCGCCACTGACATTCCTAAAGTCAATAAAACTAAAGTGTATTTGGTTTTCATAGTCGTAGGATTTATCTCTAATATACTATTAACGTAAAGTTAGCAAGGATGGTGCCGTTTATCAACGATTTCTCCGTACTGATTTCACTGAATTTATGAGGAAAAAACTACGCAATTCTCTCATTTCACTTTAAAAACGCAAAAAACAGCCTTTCAGTATCGTCTGCCGTATATTTGCGCCTCAAAATTGAATTAAAAGATGTCAAAACAGATTCCTACGAGGGCGGCAGACTATTCACAATGGTATATTGAACTGGTGAAGCGTGCCGATCTGGCAGAAAATTCGGATGTGAAGGGGTGTATGGTAATCAAACCTTATGGTTACGCCATCTGGGAGAAAATGCAGCAGGCCCTGGATAAGATGTTTAAGGAGACAGGCCACGTCAACGCCTATTTCCCTTTGTTCGTGCCAAAGAGCCTTTTTGAAGCTGAGGAAAAAAATGCAGAAGGCTTCGCGCAAAAGAGTGTGCGATTGTAACTCATTATCGTTTAAAAACAGATCCCAATAATAAAGGCAAGCTGATCGTTGATCCAGATGCAAAGCTTGAAGAAGAATTAGTAGTGAGACCCACCAGTGAAGCGATCATCTGGAGTACTTATAAAAAGTGGGTTCAGTCTTATCGTGATCTTCCAATCCTGATTAATCAATGGGCGAATGTTGTTCGTTGGGAAATGCGCACAAGACTTTTTTTGCGCACTGCTGAATTTCTCTGGCAGGAAGGACATACTGCTCACTCTACTTCACAGGAGGCTGTCAAAGAAACGCGCCAGATGCTGGATGTGTATGCAGACTTTGCGGAAAGCTTCATGGCAATGCCAGTCGTAAAAGGTGTTAAGTCAGAAGGAGAAAGATTTCCGGGAGCGATTGACACGTATTGCATTGAGGCATTGATGCAGGATGGTAAAGCGCTGCAGGCAGGAACTTCTCATTTTCTGGGACAGAATTTCGCAAAAGCTTTTAATGTTCAGTTTACTTCAAAGGAAGGGAAACTTGAGCATGTTTGGGGAACTTCATGGGGCGTCAGCACTCGTCTCATTGGTGCATTGATCATGGCTCATTCCGATGATGATGGATTGATTCTTCCACCAAAGCTTGCGCCGATCCATGTTGTGATCGTTCCTATTTTCAAAAGTGAAGAAGAACTTGCTAAAATTTCAGCAGCAGTGGAGCCTTTGGTAAAAGAGCTTCGCGCAAAAGGATTGTCAGTAAAGTTTGATGATCGCGATACTCAGAAACCAGGTTTCAAGTTTGCGGAATATGAAATGAAAGGTGTACCCGTTCGCATTGCGATAG includes these proteins:
- a CDS encoding TIGR00159 family protein, with amino-acid sequence MILAFKIAFLEVSWVDLVDIGLVTILLYQIYKMIRGSLAVNIFLGILSLYLIYLVVRAAQMELLAKILGQFMGVGVLAMIILFQPELRKFLLVIGRTTELNKNFFKSLAHFQNRFHDDFDVHQVIEAVKTLKATRTGALIVFSRDTELKFYNETGDTLDAEVSKRLLISIFNKNSPLHDGAVIISKGRIKAARCVLPVSENDHLPPHFGLRHRSAIGMSETTDTLVLAISEETGRLILTRNGKYLKSLKLRQVEQKILEYLHNEEPKKWDEVLIEPEAAESQEVKA
- the folP gene encoding dihydropteroate synthase; protein product: MGILNITPDSFYDGGKFADQNTILNQVRKMLEEGADFIDVGGYSSRPGAKNISVEEELGRVVPVIELITKNFPEAILSIDTFRSEVARKSIEAGASMINDISGGELDPKMFETVASLKVPYILMHMRGTPETMLTLTEYEDIIKEMVLYFQTKIRQLHLMGVKDIIIDPGFGFAKTIDQNFKILQHLNYFRILGQPILAGLSRKSMIWRTLETSSENALNGTTALNSIALVNGANILRVHDVKEAVECARLVARLK
- a CDS encoding DUF1599 domain-containing protein, which codes for MISETSTQYKEVISACQELFAKKTRDYGTAWRVLRLPSITDQIYIKAQRIRSIQEKGIQKVEDGIREEFMGIINYCAIAMIQIRLDANSSLELTAEEVVPLYNEAMKETFELLENKNHDYGEAWREMRVSSITDIILMKLLRVKQIEDNQGKTLVSEGVKANYQDMINYAVFCLIKLKN
- a CDS encoding DoxX family protein translates to MQKVIDQFSRFFVGGLFIFSGLIKINDPIGTEIKMEEYFEVFALDFGSFFHYFIPWSLEIGMLMIVLELALGVAILLFYRMPLTTWILLALMVFFTFLTFYSAYFNKVTDCGCFGDAIKLTPWESFTKDIILMVFVLHLFWYRKRYQAVLRTWEGHSVIIATILISFFVGIYAINHLPYIDFRAYRVGKNIPQQMLPGEVPIIEYVFDKDGKEVRSDKFLTPEQGYTYKSSSILNEDAIKAKITDYSVSGPEGEDLTQSSFQGPQLLIIMYDVNKASVKNIAEIRRLTRDLDGKVKMMILTSSSAESIETFRHEHQLAVPFAFSDATVLKTIIRSNPGIALWKDGTVLGNWHHNNTPSASTVIEMLK
- a CDS encoding AAA family ATPase translates to MKIFLLGLPGSGKTTLGREIAKLLKTPFVDLDAEIEKTEGTTIRKIFEQKKEDHFRKVESAELKKWCALSGDFVMATGGGAPVYFDNINHINQSGLSIFLDVPASEIARRIVHNKRAESPHFANAHPESIKDHLEFMRSHRLPFYRQAHHTVSGTTITVAEVIDQIKKGTPQ